CGGAGGGAGAGGGATTCGAACCCCCGGTGAGGTTGCCCCCACAGCTGTTCTCAAGACAGCCGCCTTAAACCACTCGGCCATCCCTCCGGGCGATGTGGGCTTCCCTCGCCGAGCCCGCGGATTGTACCATGAATTCTCCGGACAAAGCCTGAACGCCGCAATCAAGCCGCCGGGGTCGGCGTGGAATCCGGGGTGGCTTCCGGAGTGCCGCCGGCTTCGCTGCTGGGCGTGGGCGTGTTCAAGCCGAAATAATGCACGTAGGCGGTCGTCTTCCAATACTCCGGAACCCCCTCCATGTCCATCAGCTCCTGCCAGATTTGCTTGGCGCGGTCGAAGTTGTTGTAGGCTTCATACGACAGCGCCAGCCAGCCCATCGCATCCGCCTTTTCCTCCACCGTGACGGCCAGTTCGAGCGCGTGGGTGAGGGTCTTGATCGCCAAATCCGGCCGGCCGGATTCGAGCAATGCGCATCCGTATTGGAATTGGGTTGTGTACACGTTCGGCGCGCGGTCCGAAGCAATCTGCAGATCCGCCACCGCCTTCTTGTACTCCCCGATCAGCCGGTACACCTTGCCGCGGCACAAGCGCGCCTGGACGGAATTGACGTCGATATCCACTGCGCGCGCGCAGGCTTCGACCGCCTCGGGATACGATCCCGTGCCGGTGTAGGCTTCTCCCAGCCGGAGCCAGCCGAGGATTTCCTCCGGGTCGTACGTGGTGTAGACCACCAGCGGCGTGACGGCCTGGGAATACAACTCCAGCGCGTCGTAGGCTTCGCCCAGCGCGAGGTATCCTTCGAGGATGGTCGGGTCGATGATCTGGGCGCGGATGACGTTGTCGAGCGCCTTATCCGCCTGGCTGTTGCGGATCTGCGCGCGCCCAAGGCGGATCAGAACCAGGGCGTTCTCCGGCGCGATCTGGTTCGCCCGCTCCAGATCCACGAGCGCGTCCGCCCAAAGGCTGCGCCGACCGTAAAAAAAGGCGCGTTCGACGTAGGCGTCGATGTACATCGGATCCCGCTCCAGCGCCCGGGTCAGGTCCTTGTCGTAGTCGTTGTCGGGATTGTTCTGTTTGCTCCACATCGCCCGGCCGAAGTAGGCGGGCGCGTAGTTCGGATCCAGGGCGATGGCCAGCTCGTATTCCTCGGAGGCCTCCTTCATCTTCCACTGCATCCGGTAGCATTCGCCTTTTAAATAGTGGGCTTGGGCCGATTTTGGATCGACAAACAGCACTTGGTCGAGATAAGAGAGCGCCTCGTCGTAGCGCCCCTCGCGCATCGCCTCGATCGCGTCGTCGAGCGCTCCGGTGAGCGCCATCGGGGTGATCCCGTAGATCGGCGTCGGAGTCTGCTGGACCCCGACGAAGGTTTCGAAGGGAACCAAATTGGACGGATTAACGGTGCTCTTGAGGGTTGGGACCGGTTGGTAGGTGGTTTCGGGGTAGGGTCCGCCCGCCGTATCGGTTGCCGCAAGGGCCGAGGTCGGCTGCCCGCCTCCGAAGAAGGGGAACTTCAAAGCCGAGATCCTGACGTTCAACAAGGCGATGGCGACCACGATCGAGACCGCGGCGACACCCAGCACCGAGATCGCCATGTTCTCGCGGTTGCGGCGGACCTTCCACCATTCCCCCATGGAGTTGACCCTGCCGGCCGAGGAATGCGGCATCGGCGTTGTGCGGTGCTGTTTTGCCGGGCCTTCCCGTTCCGCCGCCAGCGATACCTGACCCATGACCCCCAGGCCCAAACGGGCCAGCGGATGGTTGGGCCGCATTTTCATCACCGAGCGCAGGCAATACACGCTCTCCCGTTCGCTGTCTACAACCGCGCTCATCCACAACCAATAATCCGGATTGGCGGAATCCGCCCTCAGCAGGCGGGCAAGCAGGTCGCGCGCACGGACAACCTCTCCGGCGCGTGCCGCTGCCACCGCCTCGGAAAACATCGTATCTTCAGCCATATCCGGTTGGTCCTTTCATTCTAATCCAACCCGCCGGCCCGGGTAAAGTATAATTGCCAAGGATTAATAGGCTTTTTATCCGACCCAAAGCCTCCCAACCGGTGAGCATGCAAAAAACGTTCCTGCCCTTCCTGATCGGAATTGCCCTTTTGACCGCCTGCGATCTGCAGTCGGTCTTCCACCCGGTCCCGACCGGAACCCCCACCGCGACGGCCATGGCCACTCCCACCCCCGTGCCGCTCGCCGCCAGGGTGAACGGTGAAGGAATTCCCTTGGAGGAATTCGAGGACGAAGTCGCCCGGTTCGAGGCGGCGCAGGAGCGGTTGGGGAACGATCCCGGCGCGTTGGGGGATTACCGCCGCATCGTCCTGCAGGCTATGATCGAAGAACGGGTCGCCGCCCAGGCCGCCGCCGCCCTGGGACGGACGATCCTCGACGACCAGGTGGACGCCGTCGTGGAATCCGTCCGCCAGGCTAGAAGCGGCGACGAAGGCCTCCAGGCTTGGCTGACGGAGAATTTCTACACCCTGGAGGAATTCCGCGCAGCCGTGCGCCGCCAACTCCTCGTACGGGCCGCCACCGACAGCATCGCCGATCAGGTGCCCCCCGCCGCCGAACAGGTGCATGCCCGGCATATCCTGGTCGGGAATCTCGGCTTGGCCAACACTTTGCGGGATATGCTCCTGACCGGATCCGACTTCGCTGAATTGGCGAGAACCTATTCCCAAGATTTCAGCACCAGCGCCAGCGGCGGGGACCTCGGCTGGTTCCCGCGCGGGATCCTGAACATCTCCGAAGTGGAAGAAGCCGCCTTCTCCCTCCAGCCGCTGGAGATCAGCCCGGTAGTGCAAAGCCGCCTGGGGTACCACGTCATCCAAACCCTGGAACACGAAAGCAGCCGTCCGCTCACTCCGGCCGCGCTGGAAACCCTCCGCCGGCAGGCCGTTCAGCAGTGGCTGGCACAACAAATGCAGAACGCTTCGATCGAAATATACATATAATTGGGATGCTGGGAAGAGGATCCGCCGACGACGATCGGGCCGCGGACCGGTACACGGCCGCAGGCCGCCGGGAACGGCCGCGGCGGCGGCGCAATCAGGAGGAAACACCATGAACGAAGAAGTGCCGGCGGGAAACTCCGCCCAGGGGCCGGCTTGCAGGCCGATCCTTTTCAACATCCTTTCGATCTTCTTCCTGGTGCTGTCCTGCTTGTGTCCCGCGTTCTCCGTCCTGATCTTCGCCGCCCCCGATTCGGCGCTCAATCCCCTGCGGCCGGCCGACCCCGCGACCGCGGTCCCGCCCCAGACCCCCACCCCTACGGAATTGATTCAATTCCCTCCGACGTGGACGCCCATCGCCACGCTGACCCACACGGCGACCCGCGCCCAACTCACAGCCTCCGACACCTCGGTCTATAACCTTAATCCGGATCAAACTCCGGGGCAGTTTTTCCCGTTCGTCGTCGAAGGCGTCAATCCAAGCTATTCCGCAAGCCCCAAGGGCTGCAATTGGTTGGGCGTGGCCGGGATGGTGTACGACTTGAACCGCGAGCCGTTCAACAACCTGATCGTCCAAATCCACGGGGTCCTCGGCGGGGAAACGATCGACGAGGAACAGGTTACCGGATCGCTCGGAGAGGACCGGGCCGGAGAGTTCGAATTTCAACTGGCCGGAAAACCGATCCTTTCGCTGAACTCGATGTGGATCATGCTCATGGACGGCAACCGGACCCCGATTTCGGATAAAATCGTGTTCAACACCTACGCCGGATGCGACAAAAACCTGATTACCGTGAACTTCATCCGGATCAATCCCTAGCGGAGAGAGGCGCATGTTCAGCCCAGCGCGGAGCCACGAAAATCCCACGGACAGCCGCGGCGCATGGCGCGCCGCCGTTTTCGCGGCCGTCCTGTGCGGGCCGGTTTTTCTCGCGGCATGCGGCGGCGGATCCACGCCCACGGCGGCCGGCGGAATGGCCTTCGCCACCGTCGATACCGCCCCGACGGCGGACCCGATGGCCGCGTATCCCCCGCCCGGCGATTCCGCCCAGGCCACGCCCGATCCCAAATCGGCCCCGCACGCCGCAGGAACGAACGCCGTCTACCTCCCCGCCGTCATCAACCAAAAACCCCCGCAATATCCGTTCGAGATTCAGCAAACCGGAGTGCTTGCCGTTCAGGGATTCTTCGGATGCGATTGGAGCGGAGTAGCAGGACAGGTGTTCGACCTGTCGGGAGCGCCGATCAAGAACCTCTATCTGCATCTGGAGGGATTCTGGAACGGCGCCGCGGTCTCGCGCGATGCGCTTTCCGGCAGCGCCGAACAATACGGATCGGCGGGATATGAATTCGTCCTAGGCACCCAGCCGGCGGGCAGCAGCCAAACGCTTTGGATCCAGGTCTTGGACGCCTCGCGCAAGGAAATTTCCCCCCGCGTTTACTTCGACACCTTTCAAGACTGCGCGCGGAATCTGATACTGGTGAACTTCGTGCAGGTCCGCTGAGATCTTGGCCCGCGAAAAGGAAATCCTCCGCCGGCGGGCGTTGATATAATCCTTCCCGTGGCTTCTCTCTCGGATTGGGAAACCTTCGTCCAAACGCGCCATCCCGACGCCCACCTTCTGCAAACGGCCGCCTGGGGTCGGCTGAAATCGTCCTTCGGCTGGCAAGCGGAACCCGTTCTGGCTGAAGAAAGCGGGGCGTTGATTCTTTTCCGCGCCCTGGCTTTGGGATTCTCGATCGCCTACCTTCCCCGCGGGCCGGTCCCGGCCGATCCCGCCGCGCTGTCCGGCCTTCTTCCGCAAATCGACTCGCTGTGCCGTACCCACCGGGCGGTTTTTCTGAAGGCGGAGCCGGACTTGGCGGACGGGGAAGCCGCGCAGGGGGAACTGCGCCGGATCGGATTCCGTCCGAGTCCGCACACCATCCAACCGCCGCGCACGATCCGCGTCGATCTGCGGGGATCGGAGGACGACCTTCTGGCCCGGATGAAACCGAAGACGCGCTACAACATCCGCCTCGCCGCGCGGCACGGCGTGAGCGCCTTGCCATCGGAGGACCTCGACGAGTTCATCCGGCTGATGCAGGCCACCGGCGCCCGGGATTCCTTCGCCATCCACTCCGGGGAGTATTACCGCAAAGCCTATGCGGAGTTTGCGCGTAACCGCAACGCGCTGCTGCTGCTTGCCCGCTTGCAGGAACAGACACTGGCGGGATTGATGGCCTTCACCCAGGGGCGGCGGGCCTGGTACCTTTACGGAGCCTCCTCCGACATCCGCCGCGAAGTCATGGCCCCTTACCTGCTGCAATGGGAAGCCATGCGCTGGGCCCGGAGCCGGGAATGCGAGGAATACGACCTGTGGGGAATTCCGGATGTCGACCAAGCGGCTTTGGAATCGCAATTCGCTTCGCGGCAGGACGGACTGTGGGGCGTGTACCGGTTCAAACGCGGATACGGAGGCCGGATTTGGCGGGCGACCGGCGCCTGGGACCGGGTGTATCATCCGCCGCTCTACCGCCTCTACCGCCTCTGGCTCGCCCGCCGGCCGGGAGTCCTGGCATGATTTCCTCAAGCGCGGCCGGTCCGGCCGAATGGAAGTCGGCCATAGAGCGCCTGCCGGATGCCCATGTCCTGCAGACCTGGGAATGGGGCGAATGCAAAGCGCGTTACGGTTGGACCGTCGAACGCCGGATATGGCGGCGCGGCGGCGCCGCCCTCGCCGCGGCTCAAATCCTGCGCCGCTCGGTCCGCTTCGGTCCGCTCTCGGCCTGTTTGTTCTATGTTCCCAAAGGGCCGCTCCTGGATTGGCGCGATTCGGAAACCCGTGAAGCGGTGCTGACCGACCTGGAAGACCTCGGGAAAAAGGAACGCGCCGTCCAGGTGAAGATCGACCCGGACCTCCCGCTCGGCGAGGGCTTGCCCGGCCCCTATGCGGATTCTCCGGACGCCATCGGGGCCGAAGCCGCCCGCCGGCTGACCGGCCGCGGTTGGCGGTTCTCCGCCGAACAGATCCAGTTCCGCAACACCGTCGTCCTCGACCTCCGTCAGGGGGAAGCCGACCTGCTGGCGGCGATGAAGCCGAAAACCCGGTACAACATCCGTTTGGCGCAGAGGCACGGGGTGACCGTGCGCGCGGGAACCGAAAGCGATCTGCCGCTTCTGTACCGCATGTACGCCGAGACGGCCGACCGCGATTCGTTCGTCATCCGCTCGCAGGAATATTACCTGGACGTCTGGGGCGCCATGCTGCGGGCCGGCCTGGCCCAGCCCCTGATCGCCGAAATCAACGATCTGGCGGTGGCGGCCCTGATCCTGTTCCAGTTCGCCTCGCGCGGATGGTACCTCTTCGGCATGTCGCGCGCGCTCCACCGCGAAAAGATGCCGAACCACCTGTTGCAGTGGGAAGCCGCGCGCTGGCTCAAGGGCCAAGGCTGCACGCACTACGATCTCTGGGGGGCTCCGGACGTCTTCTGCGATTCCGATCCGCTGTGGGGCGTCTTCCAATTCAAGCTGGGATTCGGCGGCGCCGTGACGCGGCACATCGGCGCTTGGGATTTCGCGCCCTCGCCCCTGCGGTATGCCGCTTACCACCAAATCCTTCCTCGGGTGTTGGACGTGACCCGCGCCTTGGCGCGCCGTCGAATCCGCCGGCAGGCAGACTCCATGAAAGGAACGCCATGAACTTGGATGTTGTTCCGCGGATTTCCTTGGCCGCCCTGCCGACTCCGGTCCAGCCGCTGGCGAACCTCTCCCGGGACCTCGGACGAAAGCTGTGGATCAAACGCGACGACCTAACCGGATTGGCGCTGGGCGGAAATAAAACCCGGAAGCTGGAATTCCTATGCGCCGACGCCCTGCGGGCCGGGGCCGACACATTGATCACCACCGGCGCGCCGCAATCCAATCACTGCCGGCAGACGGCCGCCGCCGCGGCAGCCCTCGGACTGCGTTGCGTCCTCGTGCTTGCCGGATCCCCCCAACCCGCCGACACCGGAAACCTGTTGTTGGATGCGCTGGTCGGGGCGGAATTGCGCTGGGCGGGCGATACGGAGCGCGATTCCGCCCTGCACGAGGCCTACTCGCGCGAACAATCGGCCGGGAGAAAACCGTACCGGATACCCTACGGCGGCTCCAATCCGCTCGGCGCGATCGCCTATGCGGCCGCCGTCCGGGAACTGCTGGATCAGGACATCCGTCCGGATTGGATCATCTTCGCCTCCTCCTCCGGCGGCACCCAGGCCGGCTTGACGCTCGGGGCGCGGTGGTTCGGTCTGAAAAGCCGCATCCTGGGCGTCAGCGTGGATTTGCAGGCCGCCCCGTTGCGCCGCAAGGTTCACGCCCTCGCGGCCGAGACGGTGAACACCGTCCGAATCGG
The genomic region above belongs to Anaerolineales bacterium and contains:
- a CDS encoding peptidoglycan bridge formation glycyltransferase FemA/FemB family protein codes for the protein MASLSDWETFVQTRHPDAHLLQTAAWGRLKSSFGWQAEPVLAEESGALILFRALALGFSIAYLPRGPVPADPAALSGLLPQIDSLCRTHRAVFLKAEPDLADGEAAQGELRRIGFRPSPHTIQPPRTIRVDLRGSEDDLLARMKPKTRYNIRLAARHGVSALPSEDLDEFIRLMQATGARDSFAIHSGEYYRKAYAEFARNRNALLLLARLQEQTLAGLMAFTQGRRAWYLYGASSDIRREVMAPYLLQWEAMRWARSRECEEYDLWGIPDVDQAALESQFASRQDGLWGVYRFKRGYGGRIWRATGAWDRVYHPPLYRLYRLWLARRPGVLA
- a CDS encoding tetratricopeptide repeat protein — encoded protein: MAEDTMFSEAVAAARAGEVVRARDLLARLLRADSANPDYWLWMSAVVDSERESVYCLRSVMKMRPNHPLARLGLGVMGQVSLAAEREGPAKQHRTTPMPHSSAGRVNSMGEWWKVRRNRENMAISVLGVAAVSIVVAIALLNVRISALKFPFFGGGQPTSALAATDTAGGPYPETTYQPVPTLKSTVNPSNLVPFETFVGVQQTPTPIYGITPMALTGALDDAIEAMREGRYDEALSYLDQVLFVDPKSAQAHYLKGECYRMQWKMKEASEEYELAIALDPNYAPAYFGRAMWSKQNNPDNDYDKDLTRALERDPMYIDAYVERAFFYGRRSLWADALVDLERANQIAPENALVLIRLGRAQIRNSQADKALDNVIRAQIIDPTILEGYLALGEAYDALELYSQAVTPLVVYTTYDPEEILGWLRLGEAYTGTGSYPEAVEACARAVDIDVNSVQARLCRGKVYRLIGEYKKAVADLQIASDRAPNVYTTQFQYGCALLESGRPDLAIKTLTHALELAVTVEEKADAMGWLALSYEAYNNFDRAKQIWQELMDMEGVPEYWKTTAYVHYFGLNTPTPSSEAGGTPEATPDSTPTPAA
- a CDS encoding peptidylprolyl isomerase, which encodes MQKTFLPFLIGIALLTACDLQSVFHPVPTGTPTATAMATPTPVPLAARVNGEGIPLEEFEDEVARFEAAQERLGNDPGALGDYRRIVLQAMIEERVAAQAAAALGRTILDDQVDAVVESVRQARSGDEGLQAWLTENFYTLEEFRAAVRRQLLVRAATDSIADQVPPAAEQVHARHILVGNLGLANTLRDMLLTGSDFAELARTYSQDFSTSASGGDLGWFPRGILNISEVEEAAFSLQPLEISPVVQSRLGYHVIQTLEHESSRPLTPAALETLRRQAVQQWLAQQMQNASIEIYI
- a CDS encoding D-cysteine desulfhydrase family protein, producing MNLDVVPRISLAALPTPVQPLANLSRDLGRKLWIKRDDLTGLALGGNKTRKLEFLCADALRAGADTLITTGAPQSNHCRQTAAAAAALGLRCVLVLAGSPQPADTGNLLLDALVGAELRWAGDTERDSALHEAYSREQSAGRKPYRIPYGGSNPLGAIAYAAAVRELLDQDIRPDWIIFASSSGGTQAGLTLGARWFGLKSRILGVSVDLQAAPLRRKVHALAAETVNTVRIGDAVPEESILVDDRFLGGGYGKAGALECDAIRLFARREAILLDPVYTGRAAGGMLEMIRRGEIGESESILFWHTGGTPALWAYAKEIGGPRD
- a CDS encoding peptidoglycan bridge formation glycyltransferase FemA/FemB family protein → MISSSAAGPAEWKSAIERLPDAHVLQTWEWGECKARYGWTVERRIWRRGGAALAAAQILRRSVRFGPLSACLFYVPKGPLLDWRDSETREAVLTDLEDLGKKERAVQVKIDPDLPLGEGLPGPYADSPDAIGAEAARRLTGRGWRFSAEQIQFRNTVVLDLRQGEADLLAAMKPKTRYNIRLAQRHGVTVRAGTESDLPLLYRMYAETADRDSFVIRSQEYYLDVWGAMLRAGLAQPLIAEINDLAVAALILFQFASRGWYLFGMSRALHREKMPNHLLQWEAARWLKGQGCTHYDLWGAPDVFCDSDPLWGVFQFKLGFGGAVTRHIGAWDFAPSPLRYAAYHQILPRVLDVTRALARRRIRRQADSMKGTP